In Variovorax paradoxus, a single genomic region encodes these proteins:
- the hemF gene encoding oxygen-dependent coproporphyrinogen oxidase produces MQQTNPAAVGDYLRGLQQSIISTVEKADGGACVRDAWQKEPGEPLQGQGLTCILEGGELFERAGCGFSQVRGPKLPPSATQNRPELAGAPFEAMGVSLVFHPRNPYVPIVHMNVRMLAALPEGGEPVCWFGGGMDLTPCYGFEEDAVHFHTVCRDALAPFGDDKYPRFKTWCDEYFFLKHRGEQRGVGGIFFDDFSEGGFENGFAMIRSVGDGFLPAYLPVVERRRAMPYTERERNFQLYRRGRYVEFNLVWDRGTHFGLQSGGRTESILLSMPPLASWAYQQQPEPGSPEAALYSDFIVRRDWL; encoded by the coding sequence ATGCAGCAAACCAACCCGGCGGCGGTCGGCGACTATCTGCGCGGACTGCAGCAATCGATCATTTCAACGGTGGAAAAGGCTGACGGTGGCGCTTGCGTGCGCGACGCCTGGCAAAAAGAGCCCGGCGAACCGCTGCAGGGCCAGGGCCTGACCTGCATCCTCGAAGGCGGCGAGCTGTTCGAGCGCGCCGGCTGCGGCTTCTCGCAGGTGCGCGGGCCGAAGCTGCCGCCATCGGCCACGCAGAACCGGCCCGAGTTGGCTGGCGCGCCTTTCGAGGCGATGGGCGTGTCGCTGGTGTTCCATCCGCGCAACCCGTACGTGCCGATCGTCCACATGAACGTGCGCATGCTGGCGGCACTGCCCGAAGGCGGCGAGCCGGTCTGCTGGTTCGGCGGCGGCATGGACCTCACGCCGTGCTACGGCTTCGAGGAAGACGCGGTGCACTTCCACACCGTGTGCCGCGATGCGCTCGCGCCCTTCGGCGACGACAAGTACCCGCGCTTCAAGACCTGGTGCGACGAGTATTTCTTCCTCAAGCACCGAGGCGAGCAGCGCGGCGTCGGCGGCATCTTCTTCGACGACTTTTCCGAGGGCGGCTTCGAGAACGGCTTTGCCATGATCCGTTCGGTGGGCGACGGCTTCCTGCCGGCCTACCTGCCCGTGGTCGAGCGCCGCCGCGCCATGCCGTACACCGAGCGCGAACGCAACTTCCAGCTCTACCGGCGCGGCCGGTACGTGGAGTTCAACCTCGTATGGGACCGCGGCACGCACTTCGGCCTGCAATCGGGCGGGCGCACCGAATCGATCCTGTTGTCGATGCCGCCACTGGCGAGCTGGGCCTACCAGCAGCAGCCCGAGCCGGGGAGCCCCGAAGCCGCGCTGTACAGCGACTTCATCGTGCGGCGCGACTGGCTGTGA
- the nadD gene encoding nicotinate (nicotinamide) nucleotide adenylyltransferase, with amino-acid sequence MNSSSGKAPRIGVFGGAFDPPHNAHVALAEAALAQLDLAELHVIPTGQAWHKSRALTPKEDRLAMTRLAFTGLKGTVVIDSREVLRDGPTYTLDTLHELQQEQPGAQLVLIMGADQASALPTWHGWQDILGIAIVSVAYRALSTGDTARFDPKMLPGLPAGARFEALELPPMDISATEIRRRAALGVDISSLVPATVARYIDQHHLYRSA; translated from the coding sequence GTGAATTCTTCTTCCGGCAAGGCTCCGCGCATCGGCGTTTTCGGTGGCGCGTTCGACCCGCCGCACAACGCCCACGTGGCGCTTGCCGAAGCCGCGCTTGCGCAGCTCGATCTGGCCGAGCTGCACGTCATTCCCACCGGGCAGGCATGGCACAAGAGCAGGGCGCTCACGCCCAAGGAAGATCGCCTCGCGATGACGCGGCTGGCTTTCACGGGACTGAAAGGCACGGTCGTCATCGACAGCCGCGAAGTGCTGCGCGACGGCCCGACCTACACGCTCGACACCCTGCACGAACTGCAGCAAGAGCAGCCTGGCGCACAGCTCGTGCTGATCATGGGCGCCGACCAGGCAAGCGCGCTGCCGACCTGGCACGGCTGGCAGGATATACTCGGCATTGCTATCGTTTCTGTAGCGTATCGCGCATTATCGACGGGCGACACTGCTCGTTTTGATCCGAAAATGCTGCCCGGCCTCCCGGCCGGTGCGCGTTTCGAGGCGCTCGAATTGCCACCTATGGACATCAGCGCCACCGAAATTCGGCGGCGCGCGGCGCTTGGCGTGGACATTTCCTCGCTGGTTCCGGCCACGGTTGCACGCTATATTGACCAACACCACCTCTACCGCTCTGCCTGA
- the rsfS gene encoding ribosome silencing factor — protein MTTEAAAKKDTQKLQRAIIDGLEDVKAQDIQVFDTEHLSPLFERVIVASGTSNRQTKALAASVRDAVREAGFGKPRIEGEENGEWIIVDCGAAVAHIMQPAIRQYYHLEEIWGDKPVRAKLGGAKPAASTSSSVKDEPETKKKGTAKEPTLRRSSAAKTAIRAAEQEAKAAKAPAKRATAKTAAKKAPAKKTGTTTARVPVKVVGKPAAKKPAAKKTAAAKKAPARRA, from the coding sequence ATGACCACTGAAGCCGCCGCCAAAAAAGACACCCAGAAACTCCAGCGAGCCATCATCGATGGTCTCGAAGACGTCAAGGCGCAGGACATCCAGGTATTCGACACAGAGCATCTGTCACCGCTGTTCGAGCGCGTGATCGTCGCGTCGGGCACCTCGAACCGCCAGACCAAGGCGCTTGCCGCCAGCGTGCGCGACGCTGTGCGCGAGGCCGGTTTCGGCAAGCCGCGCATCGAGGGCGAGGAAAACGGCGAGTGGATCATCGTGGACTGCGGCGCCGCGGTCGCGCACATCATGCAGCCGGCCATCCGCCAGTACTACCACCTCGAAGAGATCTGGGGCGACAAGCCGGTGCGCGCCAAGCTCGGCGGTGCCAAGCCTGCCGCTTCCACGAGTTCGTCGGTCAAGGACGAGCCCGAGACCAAGAAGAAGGGCACCGCCAAGGAACCGACGCTGCGCCGCTCGAGCGCCGCCAAGACCGCGATCCGCGCGGCCGAGCAGGAAGCCAAGGCCGCGAAGGCGCCGGCCAAGAGGGCCACCGCCAAGACCGCGGCCAAGAAGGCGCCCGCCAAGAAGACCGGCACCACCACCGCGCGCGTGCCGGTCAAGGTCGTCGGCAAGCCGGCGGCCAAGAAGCCCGCCGCGAAGAAGACGGCGGCAGCCAAGAAGGCGCCAGCCCGCCGCGCATGA
- the rlmH gene encoding 23S rRNA (pseudouridine(1915)-N(3))-methyltransferase RlmH — protein MKLLVVAVGQRMPDWAQTAWDDYAKRFPPELKLELRAVKTEPRGSKSLETLYAAERERIEGAIARGMRIVVLDERGTALTTKALAARLQSWQGEGDDVALVIGGPDGLDPAFKAAAHERIRLSDLTLPHAMARVLLVEQLYRAWSVNAGHPYHRE, from the coding sequence ATGAAGCTCCTGGTGGTCGCCGTCGGGCAGCGCATGCCCGATTGGGCACAGACTGCCTGGGACGACTACGCCAAGCGCTTCCCGCCCGAACTCAAGCTCGAGCTGCGCGCGGTCAAGACCGAGCCGCGCGGCTCCAAGTCGCTTGAAACGCTGTATGCCGCCGAGCGCGAGCGCATCGAAGGCGCCATTGCGCGCGGCATGCGCATCGTCGTGCTCGACGAGCGCGGCACGGCGCTGACCACCAAGGCGCTGGCGGCGCGGCTGCAATCCTGGCAAGGCGAGGGCGACGACGTCGCGCTGGTCATCGGCGGGCCCGACGGGCTCGACCCGGCCTTCAAGGCCGCGGCCCATGAGCGCATCCGCCTGTCCGACCTGACGCTGCCGCATGCGATGGCGCGGGTGCTGCTGGTCGAGCAGCTGTACCGGGCGTGGTCGGTGAACGCAGGTCATCCCTACCACCGCGAATGA
- a CDS encoding phytanoyl-CoA dioxygenase family protein — protein MTSADGQAALLDEKGYALLPALLPPDLLDEAAQSLGRWLGQAAGSRNLLSSPACRQIAVELKARLLEAGLLDSASVAVQCTLFDKTAERNWLVALHQDTSIPASSDSLPTVVKEGEPYVQPSAELLQSLLAVRVHMDDCGPDAGPLRVVPGSHRNGRLSDVESQAVRAAHGETTCTAARGDALLMRPLLLHASSRAQLPVRRRVLHFLFGPAHLPPGLAWNRTVAGAQSAAQASQEN, from the coding sequence ATGACCAGCGCCGACGGGCAGGCCGCGTTGCTCGACGAGAAGGGCTATGCGCTTCTGCCGGCGCTGCTGCCGCCCGATCTTCTGGACGAAGCCGCGCAGTCGCTCGGGCGTTGGCTCGGGCAGGCGGCGGGCAGCCGCAATCTGCTGAGCAGCCCGGCATGCCGCCAGATCGCCGTCGAGCTGAAAGCGCGACTGCTTGAAGCCGGCTTGCTCGACAGCGCCTCGGTGGCCGTGCAATGCACCCTGTTCGACAAGACGGCCGAGCGCAACTGGCTGGTCGCGCTGCATCAAGACACCTCGATTCCCGCCTCCAGCGACAGCCTGCCGACGGTCGTGAAGGAAGGCGAGCCGTATGTGCAGCCTTCGGCCGAGCTGCTGCAGTCGCTGCTCGCCGTACGCGTGCATATGGACGATTGCGGCCCCGACGCCGGCCCCCTGCGCGTCGTGCCGGGCAGCCATCGCAACGGCCGGCTGAGCGACGTCGAGTCGCAGGCCGTGCGCGCGGCCCACGGCGAGACGACCTGCACGGCAGCGCGAGGCGACGCACTGCTGATGCGGCCCCTGCTGCTGCATGCATCGTCCCGCGCCCAGTTGCCGGTGCGCCGGCGCGTCCTTCATTTCCTCTTCGGACCCGCGCACCTGCCGCCCGGGCTGGCATGGAACCGCACAGTGGCCGGCGCGCAATCCGCGGCGCAGGCTTCACAGGAGAACTGA
- a CDS encoding Maf family protein, with translation MSDFIYLASQSPRRAQLLGQLGIRHALLLADASEDAESLEAVLPNEAPASYVQRVTALKLDAAVARLQRRGLASAPVLCADTTVALGRTILGKPEDAADAARMLAMLSGAMHRVLTAVALQDGDRRLAALSVSRVRFAKVTEAQIARYAESGEPLGKAGAYAIQGAAAAFIEHISGSYSGIMGLPMFETAELLRGAGFNT, from the coding sequence TTGTCCGACTTCATCTACCTCGCCTCGCAAAGCCCGCGCCGTGCCCAACTGCTGGGCCAGCTCGGCATTCGCCATGCGCTACTGCTTGCGGACGCCAGCGAGGACGCCGAATCGCTCGAAGCGGTGCTGCCGAACGAGGCGCCGGCCTCCTACGTGCAGCGCGTGACCGCGCTCAAGCTCGATGCCGCTGTTGCGAGGCTGCAGCGGCGCGGGCTGGCCAGCGCGCCGGTGCTCTGCGCCGACACCACGGTCGCGCTCGGCCGCACCATCCTCGGCAAGCCCGAGGACGCCGCCGATGCCGCCCGCATGCTCGCGATGCTCTCCGGCGCGATGCACCGCGTGCTGACGGCCGTGGCCCTGCAGGACGGCGACCGGCGCCTTGCCGCGCTCAGCGTCTCGCGCGTGCGCTTCGCGAAAGTCACCGAAGCACAGATTGCCCGCTACGCCGAAAGCGGCGAGCCGCTCGGCAAGGCCGGGGCCTATGCCATCCAGGGCGCGGCGGCCGCGTTCATCGAGCACATCAGCGGGTCCTATTCGGGCATCATGGGACTTCCCATGTTCGAGACCGCCGAACTGCTGCGCGGCGCCGGTTTCAATACCTGA
- the rng gene encoding ribonuclease G, which produces MQDILINWSPQETRVALVEHGAVQELHVERTLERGLVGNIYLGKVSRVLPGMQSAFIDIGLERTAFLHVADIVAPFTPGSRPSAPAPERDHRNGGPMVPIEKQVFEGQSLLVQVIKDPIGTKGARLSTQISIAGRLLVFLPQDNHIGVSQKIPSDQRESLRNRMLALIEAAAAADSGGVVPANTGGFILRTNGEDSSDPELAEDIAYLRKTWSRIREASMRMPPMSLLHQDLSLLQRVLRDMTSEDTQTIRIDSREQFEVLLKFGLEFMPKAAGKLQHYKGERPIFDLYSVDEEIAKALGRRVELKSGGYLVVDQTEALTTVDVNTGGFVGARNFDDTIFKTNLEAAQAIARQLRLRNLGGIIIVDFIDMGRDDHREQVLGEFRKQLARDRVKTTAGGFSQLGLVEMTRKRTRESLAHMLCEPCAACGGQGIVKTARSVAYDVMREILREARQFTPREFRIVSSPQVIELFLDEESQHLAGLSDFIGKPISLQSEPAIGQGQYDIVLL; this is translated from the coding sequence ATGCAAGACATCCTGATCAACTGGTCCCCGCAAGAGACCCGTGTGGCGCTGGTCGAGCACGGCGCGGTGCAAGAGCTGCACGTCGAGCGCACGCTGGAGCGCGGACTGGTCGGCAACATCTACCTCGGCAAGGTGTCGCGCGTGCTGCCGGGCATGCAGTCGGCCTTCATCGACATCGGCCTGGAGCGCACCGCCTTCCTGCACGTGGCCGACATCGTGGCGCCGTTCACGCCGGGTTCGCGGCCCAGCGCGCCGGCACCCGAGCGCGATCACCGCAACGGCGGGCCGATGGTGCCCATCGAGAAGCAGGTGTTCGAGGGGCAGTCGTTGCTGGTGCAGGTCATCAAGGACCCGATCGGCACCAAGGGCGCGCGGCTTTCCACGCAGATCAGCATTGCCGGGCGGCTGCTGGTGTTCTTGCCGCAGGACAACCACATCGGCGTGTCGCAGAAGATTCCGTCGGACCAGCGCGAGTCGCTGCGCAACCGCATGCTGGCGCTGATCGAGGCGGCTGCGGCGGCCGACAGCGGCGGCGTGGTGCCGGCCAACACCGGCGGCTTCATCCTGCGCACCAACGGCGAGGATTCGTCCGACCCCGAGCTGGCCGAAGACATCGCCTACCTGCGCAAGACCTGGTCGCGCATTCGCGAGGCCTCGATGCGCATGCCGCCGATGTCGCTGCTGCATCAGGACCTCAGCCTGCTGCAGCGCGTGCTGCGCGACATGACCAGCGAAGACACGCAGACCATCCGCATCGACTCGCGCGAGCAGTTCGAGGTGCTGCTGAAGTTCGGCCTCGAATTCATGCCCAAGGCCGCCGGCAAGCTGCAGCACTACAAGGGCGAACGGCCGATCTTCGATCTGTATTCGGTCGACGAGGAAATCGCGAAGGCGCTGGGGCGTCGCGTCGAGCTCAAGTCGGGCGGCTACCTCGTGGTCGACCAGACCGAGGCGCTCACCACGGTGGACGTGAACACCGGCGGCTTCGTCGGCGCGCGCAACTTCGACGACACCATCTTCAAGACCAACCTGGAGGCGGCGCAGGCCATTGCGCGGCAGCTGCGGCTGCGCAACCTGGGCGGGATCATCATCGTCGACTTCATCGACATGGGCCGGGACGACCATCGCGAGCAGGTGCTGGGGGAGTTTCGCAAGCAGCTGGCGCGCGACCGCGTGAAAACCACTGCCGGCGGCTTCTCGCAGCTCGGTCTGGTCGAGATGACGCGCAAGCGCACGCGCGAATCGCTCGCGCACATGCTGTGCGAGCCTTGCGCGGCCTGTGGCGGGCAAGGCATCGTGAAGACCGCGCGCAGCGTGGCCTACGACGTGATGCGCGAAATCTTGCGCGAGGCGCGTCAGTTCACGCCGCGCGAGTTCCGCATCGTGTCGTCGCCGCAGGTGATCGAGCTGTTCCTCGACGAGGAAAGCCAGCATCTGGCGGGCCTGAGCGACTTCATCGGCAAGCCGATTTCGCTGCAGTCGGAGCCGGCGATCGGGCAGGGGCAGTACGACATCGTGCTGCTCTGA
- the msbA gene encoding lipid A export permease/ATP-binding protein MsbA, with product MQASPGGETPRPPLMRRLARLMTWFGGSRQWWALGLSGAMLAAITEPLMAALLKPLLDRGFTRGEMPLWFVPAAVLLLFAVRGIAQFISQYALSRIANEGMQKLRRVMFERLLGAELALFTRQSASALSNTVVYEVQTGAMLLVQALLGLSRDGFTLIALLGYLVYLNWKLTLIVAFLVPSISWIMKVFSKRLYRLTQQGQQATDELAYVVEENVLAHRVVRLHGAEGAQGRRFEQLSQRLNRLAVKSTIAQAATTPLTQMMASLALSVVVMIALWQSGKQGFTVGGFVAYITAMLMLIAPIRRLAEVAGPITRGLAALERGLVLIDEVAPESQGTFRIEHAEGRIELRNVQVSYRGDDEQRALDGVNLTIEPGQVVAFVGPSGSGKTTLVNLLPRFVQPSSGQVLLDGHDTSEWELKSLRAQFAMVSQDVVMLNETLAANVALGSEIDRERVLQCIDAANLSSHVENLPQGIDTVLGHNATQLSGGQRQRLAIARALYKNAPVLLLDEATSALDTESERLVQDALQRLMQNRTTLIVAHRLSTIQHADRIIVMEQGRIAEQGSHEQLMQLDGLYARLQTLAVRSAPPGQDPTL from the coding sequence ATGCAAGCTTCCCCCGGCGGCGAGACTCCTCGCCCTCCCCTGATGCGCCGTCTGGCGCGACTCATGACCTGGTTCGGCGGCTCGCGCCAATGGTGGGCCCTTGGATTGAGCGGGGCGATGCTGGCGGCAATCACCGAGCCGCTCATGGCCGCCCTGCTCAAACCACTGCTCGACCGCGGCTTCACCCGCGGCGAAATGCCGCTGTGGTTCGTGCCCGCCGCCGTGCTGCTGCTGTTCGCGGTGCGCGGTATTGCCCAGTTCATTTCCCAGTACGCCCTGTCGCGCATCGCCAATGAAGGCATGCAGAAACTGCGGCGGGTGATGTTCGAGCGCCTGCTCGGCGCCGAGCTCGCGCTGTTCACGCGGCAGTCGGCCAGTGCGCTTTCGAATACGGTGGTCTACGAAGTGCAGACCGGCGCGATGCTGCTGGTACAGGCCCTGCTCGGCCTTTCGCGCGACGGCTTCACGCTGATCGCGCTGCTGGGCTACCTGGTCTACCTGAACTGGAAGCTTACGCTCATCGTCGCCTTCCTGGTGCCCAGCATCTCGTGGATCATGAAGGTGTTCTCCAAGCGGCTCTACCGGCTCACGCAGCAGGGCCAGCAGGCCACCGACGAGCTGGCCTACGTGGTCGAGGAAAACGTGCTCGCCCACCGCGTGGTGCGCCTGCACGGCGCCGAAGGCGCGCAGGGCCGCCGCTTCGAGCAGCTGAGCCAGCGCCTGAACCGCCTGGCCGTGAAGTCGACCATTGCGCAGGCCGCGACCACGCCGCTCACGCAGATGATGGCCTCGCTCGCGCTGTCGGTAGTGGTGATGATCGCGCTCTGGCAAAGCGGCAAGCAGGGCTTCACCGTCGGCGGCTTCGTCGCCTACATCACGGCCATGCTGATGCTCATCGCACCGATCCGCCGGCTGGCCGAAGTGGCAGGGCCGATCACGCGCGGCCTGGCCGCGCTGGAACGCGGGCTGGTGCTGATCGACGAGGTCGCGCCGGAATCGCAGGGCACGTTCCGCATCGAGCATGCCGAAGGCCGCATCGAGCTGCGCAACGTGCAGGTCAGCTACCGTGGCGACGACGAGCAGCGCGCCCTCGACGGCGTGAACCTCACCATCGAGCCCGGCCAGGTGGTCGCATTCGTCGGCCCCTCGGGTTCGGGCAAGACCACGCTGGTCAACCTGCTGCCGCGCTTCGTGCAGCCCAGCAGCGGCCAGGTGCTGCTCGACGGACACGACACCAGCGAATGGGAGCTCAAGAGCCTGCGCGCGCAATTCGCGATGGTGAGCCAGGACGTGGTGATGCTCAACGAGACCCTCGCCGCCAACGTGGCGCTGGGTTCGGAGATCGATCGCGAACGCGTGCTGCAATGCATCGATGCCGCCAACCTGAGCTCGCACGTCGAGAACCTGCCGCAGGGCATCGACACGGTGCTGGGCCACAACGCCACGCAGCTTTCAGGCGGTCAGCGTCAGCGCCTGGCGATTGCCCGCGCGCTCTACAAGAACGCGCCGGTGCTGTTGCTCGACGAAGCCACGTCGGCGCTGGACACCGAATCGGAACGGCTGGTGCAGGACGCCCTGCAGCGCCTGATGCAGAACCGCACCACGTTGATCGTGGCCCACCGCCTGTCGACCATCCAGCACGCGGACCGGATCATCGTGATGGAGCAAGGCCGCATCGCCGAGCAAGGCAGCCACGAGCAGCTGATGCAGCTCGACGGCCTCTATGCGCGGCTGCAGACGCTCGCCGTGCGCAGCGCGCCGCCGGGGCAAGACCCGACGCTCTGA
- the tolB gene encoding Tol-Pal system beta propeller repeat protein TolB, whose translation MLPALAQFRVEVSGVGLTQLPIALVPFKGQESSPQKISDIVQADLERSGQFRGVDASGQALDEASRPDLSLWRQRTADSLVVGSVSRLADGRFDVRFRLWDVVKGQDLGGQSYTVPQGDLRLASHRIADYVYEKLTGEKGIFSTRIAYVTKAGSRYSLWVADADGENAQAALASPEPIISPCWSSNGQQLAYVSFESRKPVVYVHNVASGQRRLLANFKGSNSAPAWAPDGNSLAVTLSRDGGSQLFTIPASGGEPRRLTQSSSIDTEPAFSADGSTIYFVSDRGGAPQIYKMSASGGNPTRVTFSGTYNISPAVSGDGRWLAYISRVGGAFKLHVMELASGNVSAITDTSADESPSFAPNSKLIVYATQLQGREALMTTTLDGKIKARLAGQAGDIREPDWGPFQKQ comes from the coding sequence ATGCTTCCTGCACTCGCCCAGTTCCGGGTCGAAGTGTCGGGCGTCGGGCTGACGCAGCTGCCAATCGCGCTCGTCCCCTTCAAGGGACAGGAATCCTCCCCGCAGAAGATCTCCGACATCGTCCAGGCCGACCTGGAACGAAGCGGCCAGTTCCGTGGCGTAGACGCCTCGGGCCAGGCGCTGGACGAGGCCTCGCGCCCCGACCTGTCGCTGTGGCGCCAGCGCACCGCCGATTCGCTCGTGGTGGGTAGCGTCAGCCGCCTGGCCGACGGCCGCTTCGACGTGCGTTTCCGCCTGTGGGACGTGGTCAAGGGGCAGGATCTCGGGGGGCAGAGCTACACGGTGCCGCAAGGCGACCTGCGCCTGGCCTCGCACCGCATTGCCGACTACGTGTACGAGAAGCTGACCGGCGAAAAAGGCATCTTCTCGACCCGCATCGCCTACGTCACCAAGGCCGGCAGCCGCTATTCGCTGTGGGTGGCCGACGCCGACGGCGAGAACGCGCAGGCCGCTCTGGCCAGCCCCGAGCCCATCATCTCGCCGTGCTGGTCGTCCAACGGTCAGCAATTGGCGTATGTGTCCTTCGAGTCGCGCAAGCCGGTCGTCTACGTGCACAACGTGGCCAGCGGCCAGCGCCGGCTGCTCGCGAACTTCAAGGGTTCCAACAGCGCGCCGGCCTGGGCACCCGACGGCAACTCCCTTGCGGTCACCCTCAGCCGCGACGGCGGTTCGCAGCTCTTCACCATTCCGGCCAGCGGCGGCGAACCGCGCCGCCTGACGCAAAGCTCGAGCATCGACACCGAGCCGGCGTTCTCGGCCGACGGCAGCACCATCTACTTCGTCAGCGACCGTGGCGGCGCCCCGCAGATCTACAAGATGAGCGCCAGCGGCGGCAACCCGACACGGGTCACCTTCAGCGGCACCTACAACATTTCTCCCGCTGTCAGCGGCGATGGCCGGTGGTTGGCCTACATCTCCCGGGTGGGCGGAGCCTTCAAACTCCACGTGATGGAGTTGGCCTCCGGAAATGTCAGCGCTATCACGGACACCTCCGCCGACGAGAGCCCGAGTTTTGCCCCGAACAGCAAATTGATCGTCTACGCCACGCAGCTGCAAGGCCGCGAAGCCCTCATGACGACCACTTTGGATGGAAAAATAAAGGCACGACTGGCTGGGCAGGCTGGAGACATAAGAGAACCGGACTGGGGTCCGTTTCAAAAGCAATGA
- the pal gene encoding peptidoglycan-associated lipoprotein Pal gives MLKRTIYSLAIVALIAGCSSGTKLNETPVTDRTGTAGGQQGGASAVAPVTIDPNAGTAQGPVGVARIIYFDYDSYTVKPEFQSAIDGHARFLKANPQRRVSIEGHTDERGGREYNLALGQKRSEAVRRALTLLGVNDNQIEAVSFGKEKPAVQGSGEEVWAQNRRAEITYRQ, from the coding sequence ATGTTGAAACGTACGATTTATTCGCTGGCCATCGTGGCTCTCATCGCCGGTTGTTCGTCGGGCACCAAGCTCAACGAGACGCCGGTGACCGATCGCACCGGCACCGCCGGCGGCCAGCAAGGTGGCGCTAGCGCCGTGGCTCCCGTGACCATCGATCCGAACGCGGGCACCGCGCAAGGTCCGGTGGGCGTGGCGCGCATCATCTACTTCGACTACGACAGCTACACGGTCAAGCCCGAGTTCCAGTCGGCCATCGATGGTCATGCACGTTTCCTCAAGGCCAACCCGCAGCGCCGTGTCTCGATCGAAGGTCACACCGACGAGCGCGGCGGCCGCGAATACAACCTGGCACTGGGCCAGAAGCGCTCCGAAGCCGTGCGTCGTGCACTGACCCTGCTGGGCGTGAACGACAACCAGATCGAAGCCGTGAGCTTCGGCAAGGAAAAGCCGGCGGTCCAGGGCTCGGGTGAAGAAGTGTGGGCGCAGAACCGTCGCGCCGAAATCACGTACCGCCAGTGA
- the ybgF gene encoding tol-pal system protein YbgF encodes MQRAVLRGAALAAALLCVSVGSQAALFEDDEARRAILDLRQRVEAMRQQTDQRLTDENGQLRRSLLDLQNQIEQMRGDLARMTGQNEQLTRTVSEMQSRQTTLDDKLKQSEPSKVSVDGREFNADPKEKADFDAALGVFRSGQFAQAQTAFAEFVKRYPQSGYNASALFWLGNAQYATRNYNEAIANFRSMLSLAPDHAKAPEAVLSIANCQIELKDTRAARRTLEDLTKAYPQSEAAQAGRERLSRLR; translated from the coding sequence ATGCAACGCGCTGTGTTGCGGGGCGCGGCGCTGGCTGCCGCCCTGCTTTGCGTCTCGGTGGGGTCGCAGGCCGCATTGTTCGAGGATGACGAGGCCCGCCGCGCCATCCTTGATCTGCGCCAGCGCGTCGAGGCCATGCGCCAGCAAACCGACCAGCGACTGACCGACGAAAACGGCCAATTGCGTCGCAGCCTGCTCGACCTGCAGAACCAGATCGAGCAGATGCGTGGCGACCTTGCGCGCATGACTGGCCAGAACGAGCAGCTCACGCGCACCGTGAGCGAAATGCAGTCGCGCCAGACCACTCTCGACGACAAGCTCAAGCAGAGCGAGCCCTCGAAGGTGTCGGTGGACGGCCGCGAGTTCAACGCCGACCCGAAGGAAAAAGCCGATTTCGACGCCGCCCTCGGAGTGTTCCGCTCGGGCCAGTTCGCGCAGGCGCAGACCGCGTTCGCCGAATTCGTCAAGCGCTATCCGCAGAGCGGCTACAACGCGTCGGCCCTGTTCTGGCTCGGCAATGCCCAGTACGCCACGCGCAACTACAACGAGGCGATCGCGAATTTCCGCTCGATGCTGTCGCTCGCGCCCGACCATGCCAAGGCCCCCGAGGCCGTGCTGTCGATCGCGAACTGCCAGATCGAACTGAAGGACACGCGCGCCGCGCGCCGCACGCTGGAAGACCTGACCAAGGCCTACCCGCAGTCCGAAGCCGCGCAGGCCGGCCGCGAACGCCTTTCGCGTTTGCGCTGA